The following nucleotide sequence is from Scleropages formosus chromosome 4, fSclFor1.1, whole genome shotgun sequence.
TAATCCCTTTCTTCACAATGTTCCTCATCTCTGGCATATGCAACAGTGCAGTTTGATAGAGAATTAGTAAATTGTGGATAAAAAGTATCAATAAACTTAATTGCTTACACAAAATAACAAGagaaaaaactagaaaaattgcatttctttaCCAGAAGTCTGTGGTCCAGATGTTTACTTGACTTCAGATGTTTACATGAAGAATATCCCGAAAGCTGCAGTTGTGCTTTAGCTTATCTGTGTATAGTTTCTTTCCTGATTTTTGCAGGAAAAATTAGCATTATACAGTGTTTGTGACATTGGTATTGCAGATTAAATATCCCACACGCGGTGGCTCGGTGCTGTAATGTTGGACAACgcatttctttctttacaaCTCCAATAGGCTTTGTATCGGGTCACTGTTGATTGTTATTTAATCGTCTGTTCTCGTTTGAAGGGCCAGCAACTGGTCACTTGATGGACTGTTTTGTAGCACACAGAAAGGCCTGAAAATGACAGACATTTGGCTGTACATCCCACATAACATTATCTGTAGCCACTTTTGAAAATTTTAccagaaaactgcaaagcaaCTCTGCACCTGAGTCCACACAAGttcatgtctctgtgtgtttatgacAGAAGCAGACAGTTTCTCTAGAAATTCTGTGTTTCCAGAGGAGATCATAAAAagtttccttttctcttttcttgtgcattctcctttttttgtctgCATCTAACTCACGCCCCAGTTAAAAGGTTGCTGTAGAGAAGCATGCGATTCTTGCAGGCGATTGTGGCCAGCAGTGATttagtgtttattttctttggctGATACTGCCTTATCTCCTTCTGTTCATGGTGGCAACGTGGTCCACACTTGTGCTCAGggtctctcctctctctctctctctctctctctctctcctttttttttctcattctccaTGTCTCTCGCTCACCCCCCTTCCTGTCTCTCTTTCCCTTCCCCACCTCCTACACCCTCCTCCTATCCACTTGCTTGCACCCACTCTTGCCACCCCCAGTGGTGACCCCCGGAGACTAGGGCTGATAGGCAGACAAGCATGCTCGCCATGGCCCTCTGTCTGCCAGCTGGCATCTAGGCACCTTGCACAGGTTATTTTGAGCCATTCTTCCATTGATTTCCTCTTTCAaaagaatgttttctttctcaGCTCCACTTCCTCACTTGACTTCAGATGATGTTGACAAAGCCTTGCAAAATTCCCCGCGGTTAATGCATGCCCGCAATACAGGTAAGCACAACCTGCTCCCACTTTCTCTGTGCTTAGCTCCACCCACTTCAGTAGTACTGTGTTACATACAAGATAAATACCTGCGTATACTCACAAGCCTTTAAACAAATAGGTACATCTCTTTTAATCTATCTGCAACTATGCAtctttatatatgtacatattatgtatatatatatatttgtgtaaagATCTACAGATTGGTTTTACACATGCGCTTATTGATAACTACTTATCCTAAGGCAAGGTAGCAAAGTACCATGGTTTTATTATTAGCAAATTCTGGaatctttcttctctttcattTTGCTGGAGAACGGTACACAGTGGGTTGACTTTGACAGCAGTTCAGTTAAAAGTGATCTAAGTACGTGAATTGTATGCAAatcatttctgtttgtgttgCATGCAGTTGACAGTATTCTTCCCTTTTGCTCATCAGCACTTTGTGGCGGCTGATGATATCCTGGGTGGGGGAGTTGCGGGGGGGCGCAGGTCGGGAAGGGGACTGGAGTTGAAGTTACCCATCACTCTCATGACGCTGCATAGTGTGGATGTTTTGTTTGAGCCGTAGTCCTCAGGACGGTGATTACTGCctgtgtccagcagggggcgccagcTTCATTTTCCCCAATACATCCGCGTACCCTGATTCCACCTCCAGAGTGTCAGGCCGGCCAGGTGAGTTCCATGAACTTCCTTACATTCCTTACATTTGATAACAGTGGGGCTTCAGTTCCAATGAGCAAATACTGATGTGTCCTTTTTTAAGGGTTTTTATTCTGCACAGACAAAGTATTGGCTCTTTGGTCACGGATCTTGAATGCCGTTTGGAAAttgttgttacatttattacgtaaatatatttgaacaagaggggggtgcggtggcgcagtggcgcagtgggttggaccacagtcctgctgtctagtgggtctggggttcaattcctgcttggggtgccttgtgacggactggcgtcccgtcctgggtgtgtcccctccggccttacgccctgtgttgccgggtgggctccgtgaccccgtatgggacaagcggttctgaaaatgtgtgtgtatttgaacaaAATATTATCTCTTTTTCCATGAAGTCCATTTAATTAGTCATCAGTTCCTACATAGTGATATTTTATAAACATTCCTTTGAAGGAGTTCATACAAAGAACCATTAACTAGTAGGGTCAATGGTGGTGATGAGTCTAAGGCCCACAAAAATTTCAGTAgtaattaatttatatatttaaacaaaaaaagggggggtATCTTCTTTCAGGGCACCCAGAATTCTTAGCTGGATGCTTCCTGGGTGCCCCAGGGTAAACTCACTGGCTAAGGTTGTAAAATGTGTGCACTTACCTCCTCCAGTGTTTAAAAGCAGAAAGTGCAGTTTCAGCTGACAGACATTGAAATTCCAGTGTATCTGTCTGCATCACAGACTTAGCTTATGAAGCAGCAAGAAGGTCAGGATGGACAGCACAAGCCGTGTCTTCTTCCAAAGGTAAATATTCACAGCGATACCTGTTTGTCCAGATAGGGCATCACAGCAAGCACACCGCTAATAATGAGCACTTTTCTAGTATCCCAGCCCTCGCCCAGTATCGTCACTAAAACTGAGGAGCAAAGACCACAGCTAGGTGAGGGTTTGCCTGCCttcagcaaatttaaaaaaaaaaaaatacagaattgaACTTTCACTGTTTAAACACATTTGTTGTCCTTTGTCTTTGCTCCTAGACCCCTACCAGATTCTGGGGCCAACCAGCAGTCGACTTGCAAACCCAGGTACGTGCACCAAGGAGAGGCCTGCAAGGACACCTTTCCTCTGCTTTGCTCTTGCATGTCAATATGGGCAGCGGGTAGTTAAGGAGATGGACTTGTAACCTTGTAAAGTGAAGGTCGTGGTTTCCAGTGCCAGGAAGGTCTCTGTTGTACCCCCTTTGAACCCAGTTTAACTGGAATTGCTCTGTTAAATCGATGAGCTGCATGAATGAGCGAAGCCtggagttgctttggataaaaaattCCAGAAACCCAGCTATAAAGAAATTTTTGTCTAGGAGCCATAATAACTTAAATgtaaagattaataaaattaaGATAGCTTATTGGCATCCTAGCAAGGCCCTTGTTTGGATGTCTTTTACTCTGTAGTAACCACTTTACATCATGTCTGGAATTCCCAACTTGCTTAAAGCTGATCATGATAGTCTCAGGTCTCATAAAACACAGTTAAAGCTCACGTAACCAAAGGAATATGGTGGCTCTAAACCAAGCAGAATGTTGTAGGTGATATTTTAGAAAGAGGACTAAAATCTAATTCAGTTCGCACTTTAACGTATGTGTAATTTCAAGTGTTCCGACTGATCTCGGCTGACCTCTCTGTCTTTACCCAGGGAGCGGGCAAATCCAGCTGTGGCAGTTCCTTCTTGAGCTCTTGTCGGACAGCTCGAACTCCAGCTGTATCACCTGGGAGGGCACGAACGGCGAGTTCAAGATGACCGACCCGGATGAGGTGGCTCGACGTTGGGGCGAGCGCAAGAGCAAGCCCAACATGAACTATGACAAGCTGAGCCGTGCACTGCGCTACTACTATGACAAGAACATCATGACCAAGGTGCATGGCAAGCGCTATGCCTACAAGTTCGACTTCCACGGCATTGCCCAGGCATTGCAGCCTCATCCGCCCGAGGCCTCCATGTATAAATACCCATCAGATCTTTCCTACGTCAGCTCGTACCATGCACACCAGCAGAAGATGAACTTTGTGGCACCTCACCCTCAGACCCTCCCCGTCACCTCCTCCGGGTTCTTCGCCGCTCCCAGCCCTTACTGGAACTCCCCCACGGGGGGCATCTACCCAAATGCCCGGCACCCGGCATCCCACATGCCCTCTCACTTGGGCACCTACTACTAGGCCTCTTGAAGCATCAATCCCAAGGCTGAGACGTGGGGGACCTAACAAACAAACCAGGGgcttttgtttggaaaaaaaaaagcaaaccgGGCAAATAAAAGGGCAAGTaataaaatgactggaaattaAGGGAAGGTTGCGATGTTGTATAAAGgttagaaaacaaaacagggGAAAGAAAGAGTAAGTGTCAAAGGAGGGTGTGGTGAAAAGAGGCGACAATCGCAGGGAAGGAGGGCTTGAGTGAAACAAGAGAGACGGATACAAGGGGTTGGAAACGGCACCGAGGTGGAAACTTGGACTGTGTGGGTCAGGTGCGCATTAGGGCAAGAGGTGGGGATTGTCATGAATGAGGGAGTATTCGAGAGCAGCGTAATGTGATACGCAGAGAAATAAACAATAGCTGCATGAACTGTTACCtattatatatgtgtttaaAGTATTAAACTACCTTATTTAATGAAGCCAGTGTATTGGGGAGTGTagaggagggatggagggagggaaggagggaggaggagcaAAAGCAAAGCTGCGATATGAAGCAAGGGCCCCTGCATGCGCAGCCAGGCACCGCGGAGTATGTGGTTGGGGTGGGATGGGGCGGTTGGGACAGGTTGCACTAGTGGCAGCAAACTGTGAAACAAGCACATGCAGGGCACAATGCGGTCCGACAGCGCGAGACAGCGCCGTCTCCAGACTATGGATTCCAGGGCTGGATGTGCGGGAATTTGGGAGCgagaagacaggaaaaaaaaacacagacaacgATGTGTCTTGAAACAGACACATTGTGAAAGACACTGAAATACCGGGGAGAAAAAAGCAGTGTTATTTCTTTTGATGTAAACTGCCATATATATCAGTATTATACTACATTGTAGTTTGTATGGCATTATCGAAAGTAAAGGAAAGCCTTTTACTTGATTGCTACTTTTAAAGGGAACACCTTGAAAAAGATGCATCTCTGTATTGCAATTTCAAAAACTGGAAttatgaggattttttttttaaatgttatatagGACCTCAGATCTGTCTTTTGGAAGAAGGGGGAGTTTCCTTAACTGTGCCTTACTTTAAAGACTCCTCATAGTACCAGAGTGATTTCATAAAAGTATCGTTTTTGTGTTATTTAGCAATTTTATATTGAGTCGCGAACGCTGTGCGTTTGTTAGAATGAAGTATACAATTCAgtgttatatttctttttatataataaatatataacttatgcatttatacactACGAGTTGATCTCAGCCAGCCAAAGACACAAATACCTAAGACACTTACAGTTTTAGGTAATAGTGAAATAATGCAGTAATTCAGACCAAAGTCaacagtgaacagtgaaaccATTGTGGCCTTCAAGACCTAAGCTCTGTATGTTTTCGTTTACAGTAAAAACCATATGAACTTACAGTAAAAACCTGATTGTATGTAACAAAGAATGCATTTTGTCCCAGCAAGGCATTTCCGATTTTTCCAGTATTATTATATCTTGAAGGTATGGGAAAGGAGGCAGCAGTGCTCCCTGCATGGGATGCTCATAGGACAGGACTGAGATCCTGAAGGGGCTGGAACAGAGAAGGGCGCAAAGAAAACATATAACTACAACAAATTCAATATGTTTTCTCATTGTGTCATGCTAATAAACTCTTTTCAGACCATCTTTCTTATTCTTTCTTCATTATAGACATCAAGGCATAGATGTTGTTGATGGAGCCAGGCACAAGCAGGATCTGAATGAGTTAtgcgtgtgagcgtgtgtgtgtgtgtgtgtgtgtgtgtgtgtgtgttcacaacAAAATGCACTGTTGTGTTGCCATAACAGGAAAGATGGCAATCACAAATGCACAATGGAACTGAATTAGCCGTTATAGAGTCAATTGTTTCTCAAAGTAACTGAATGCTTCATAACTCCTTAGTTGTTGACTTTGCCTCTTGCACTTTTGTACATGTGGCATCCCTAATCTTCATCAGTCACCCATTTTTATTGGTAAGCAATAGTTATTCAAATAAGTCAAATACGGGTTTAATTCACACAATGTCTTctacaatgttatttttttatattaaaccagtaattaattaattatattttcaaactGCGAGTACggcagaaaaaaaagtcaattttgaCCTTAAGAAATCAGAGATTTACTGCTGCATTCATTTACAAGACTGTACctataaaaaatattcaaatgtgcttccattttcatattaaaaagtatttttctgttCATCAGCATCAAAAGGCTTAATTAAATCTATTGTgagacttaccctaaattgctccagttaaatcacccatctgaataaatggataaataattatcttaaca
It contains:
- the erg gene encoding transcriptional regulator ERG isoform X5; translated protein: MTASSASEYGQTAKMSPRVHQQEWLSQPPSRVTIKMECNASQVNGSRNSPDDCSAGKGGKLADGVPMTYSGYMEDKHIAPPNMTTNERRVIVPADPTLWTTEHVRQWLEWAIKEYTLLDVDISLFQSVDGKELCKMSKEDFQRLTSSYNTDILLSHLHYLRETPLPHLTSDDVDKALQNSPRLMHARNTAGGASFIFPNTSAYPDSTSRVSGRPDLAYEAARRSGWTAQAVSSSKVSQPSPSIVTKTEEQRPQLDPYQILGPTSSRLANPGSGQIQLWQFLLELLSDSSNSSCITWEGTNGEFKMTDPDEVARRWGERKSKPNMNYDKLSRALRYYYDKNIMTKVHGKRYAYKFDFHGIAQALQPHPPEASMYKYPSDLSYVSSYHAHQQKMNFVAPHPQTLPVTSSGFFAAPSPYWNSPTGGIYPNARHPASHMPSHLGTYY
- the erg gene encoding transcriptional regulator ERG isoform X1, encoding MASTIKEALSVVSEDQSLFECAYGTPQHPKAEMTASSASEYGQTAKMSPRVHQQEWLSQPPSRVTIKMECNASQVNGSRNSPDDCSAGKGGKLADGVPMTYSGYMEDKHIAPPNMTTNERRVIVPADPTLWTTEHVRQWLEWAIKEYTLLDVDISLFQSVDGKELCKMSKEDFQRLTSSYNTDILLSHLHYLRETPLPHLTSDDVDKALQNSPRLMHARNTAGGASFIFPNTSAYPDSTSRVSGRPDLAYEAARRSGWTAQAVSSSKVSQPSPSIVTKTEEQRPQLDPYQILGPTSSRLANPGSGQIQLWQFLLELLSDSSNSSCITWEGTNGEFKMTDPDEVARRWGERKSKPNMNYDKLSRALRYYYDKNIMTKVHGKRYAYKFDFHGIAQALQPHPPEASMYKYPSDLSYVSSYHAHQQKMNFVAPHPQTLPVTSSGFFAAPSPYWNSPTGGIYPNARHPASHMPSHLGTYY
- the erg gene encoding transcriptional regulator ERG isoform X2, translating into MASTIKEALSVVSEDQSLFECAYGTPQHPKAEMTASSASEYGQTAKMSPRVHQQEWLSQPPSRVTIKMECNASQVNGSRNSPDDCSAGKGGKLADGVPMTYSGYMEDKHIAPPNMTTNERRVIVPADPTLWTTEHVRQWLEWAIKEYTLLDVDISLFQSVDGKELCKMSKEDFQRLTSSYNTDILLSHLHYLRETPLPHLTSDDVDKALQNSPRLMHARNTGGASFIFPNTSAYPDSTSRVSGRPDLAYEAARRSGWTAQAVSSSKVSQPSPSIVTKTEEQRPQLDPYQILGPTSSRLANPGSGQIQLWQFLLELLSDSSNSSCITWEGTNGEFKMTDPDEVARRWGERKSKPNMNYDKLSRALRYYYDKNIMTKVHGKRYAYKFDFHGIAQALQPHPPEASMYKYPSDLSYVSSYHAHQQKMNFVAPHPQTLPVTSSGFFAAPSPYWNSPTGGIYPNARHPASHMPSHLGTYY
- the erg gene encoding transcriptional regulator ERG isoform X3; amino-acid sequence: MASTIKEALSVVSEDQSLFECAYGTPQHPKAEMTASSASEYGQTAKMSPRVHQQEWLSQPPSRVTIKMECNASQVNGSRNSPDDCSAGKGGKLADGVPMTYSGYMEDKHIAPPNMTTNERRVIVPADPTLWTTEHVRQWLEWAIKEYTLLDVDISLFQSVDGKELCKMSKEDFQRLTSSYNTDILLSHLHYLRETPLPHLTSDDVDKALQNSPRLMHARNTAGGASFIFPNTSAYPDSTSRVSGRPDLAYEAARRSGWTAQAVSSSKDPYQILGPTSSRLANPGSGQIQLWQFLLELLSDSSNSSCITWEGTNGEFKMTDPDEVARRWGERKSKPNMNYDKLSRALRYYYDKNIMTKVHGKRYAYKFDFHGIAQALQPHPPEASMYKYPSDLSYVSSYHAHQQKMNFVAPHPQTLPVTSSGFFAAPSPYWNSPTGGIYPNARHPASHMPSHLGTYY
- the erg gene encoding transcriptional regulator ERG isoform X4 — encoded protein: MASTIKEALSVVSEDQSLFECAYGTPQHPKAEMTASSASEYGQTAKMSPRVHQQEWLSQPPSRVTIKMECNASQVNGSRNSPDDCSAGKGGKLADGVPMTYSGYMEDKHIAPPNMTTNERRVIVPADPTLWTTEHVRQWLEWAIKEYTLLDVDISLFQSVDGKELCKMSKEDFQRLTSSYNTDILLSHLHYLRERGASFIFPNTSAYPDSTSRVSGRPDLAYEAARRSGWTAQAVSSSKVSQPSPSIVTKTEEQRPQLDPYQILGPTSSRLANPGSGQIQLWQFLLELLSDSSNSSCITWEGTNGEFKMTDPDEVARRWGERKSKPNMNYDKLSRALRYYYDKNIMTKVHGKRYAYKFDFHGIAQALQPHPPEASMYKYPSDLSYVSSYHAHQQKMNFVAPHPQTLPVTSSGFFAAPSPYWNSPTGGIYPNARHPASHMPSHLGTYY